The following are encoded together in the Glycine max cultivar Williams 82 chromosome 8, Glycine_max_v4.0, whole genome shotgun sequence genome:
- the LOC100819566 gene encoding HVA22-like protein f — protein MGILGTMARNLDTIVGPGVLLLYPLYASMRAIESPSTLDDQQWLTYWVLYSFITLFELSCYKILAWFPIWPYMKLVFCLWLVLPMFNGAAYIYENYVRQYVKNIGSYYGNSKYPEEQKKVLQMMSLDARKAVERYIDTHGSDAFERVIKAADREARRH, from the exons CCTGGAGTATTGCTTCTTTATCCTTT ATACGCATCAATGAGGGCAATTGAGAGTCCTTCAACCTTAGATGATCAGCAGTGGTTAACATATTGGGTTTTGTACTCCTTCATCACCCTCTTCGAGCTTTCGTGTTACAAGATCCTAGCATG GTTTCCAATTTGGCCATACATGAAGCTAGTGTTTTGCCTCTGGCTGGTATTGCCAATGTTCAATGGAGCTGCTTACATATATGAGAACTATGTGAGGCAATACGTCAAGAATATAGGAAGCTACTATGGAAATTCTAAGTATCCCgaggagcaaaagaaagttcTTCAGATGATGAGTTTAGATGCAAGGAAAGCTGTTGAACGTTATATAGATACTCATGGCTCTGATGCCTTTGAGAGAGTGATCAAAGCA GCTGATAGAGAAGCAAGGAGGCACTGA